One Hordeum vulgare subsp. vulgare chromosome 4H, MorexV3_pseudomolecules_assembly, whole genome shotgun sequence DNA window includes the following coding sequences:
- the LOC123447638 gene encoding uncharacterized protein DDB_G0283697-like isoform X1, with translation MLRQSSSRNHRSKGLKLKKALQISLLVLVSVWLLYQVKHSYEKKAAYNENDANREAGDEHKDDQSQTGVIKLGRKDLPVKEADSSTLDERIEDEENEEMDPEMKRDEHDDDPIDEPDLDKDDDLPEPGEHSANKDEGSDGRAVFEDEERKERSQEDQEKSFHGDDVSSAVTHDPPSSQQDELTHHAQEKILFVDDASTAVPHENQEPEHKEEEDRKASEKGSRGENVDDVSSAVTHDPPSSQQDELTHHAQEKILFVDDASTAVPHENQEPEHKEEEDRKASEKGSRGENVSSSVDHDAQVTNPLPDEQLKNMDRIFEGTTNLSNGITFRGPGVNGTNVVGDHEASSKTNASSDPNTSTPSMVLESKPDLTPVNMTSNHAEPVTSNSTSLKGQHEQPVNSTAALDNQTKPFTDLTSAELNSPPNGTTVASGSADAQKATTRDGDSSGNNTDTFSSLVNNKEEAGDTQKEDADVSTKIMNKAIGEGEVLLE, from the coding sequence ATGATGCCAATCGGGAAGCCGGTGATGAGCATAAAGATGATCAGAGCCAGACGGGCGTCATCAAATTGGGCAGAAAAGACCTGCCAGTAAAGGAGGCTGATTCGTCAACACTGGATGAACGGATCGAGGACGAAGAGAATGAGGAGATGGATCCAGAAATGAAGCgtgatgagcatgatgatgacccCATTGATGAACCAGACCTGGACAAGGATGATGATCTTCCTGAGCCTGGGGAGCACTCGGCTAACAAGGATGAAGGATCAGATGGCAGGGCTGTGTTTGAGGACGAAGAGCGGAAGGAGCGCTCtcaggaggatcaggagaagagttTCCATGGTGACGATGTATCTAGCGCTGTAACACATGATCCTCCGTCATCGCAGCAAGATGAGCTGACCCATCATGCCCAAGAGAAAATCTTATTCGTGGATGATGCTTCAACTGCGGTTCCTCATGAAAACCAGGAACCTGAACACAAGGAGGAGGAAGATCGCAAGGCTAGTGAAAAGGGTTCTAGAGGTGAGAATGTGGACGATGTATCTAGCGCTGTAACACATGATCCTCCGTCATCGCAGCAAGATGAGCTGACCCATCATGCCCAAGAGAAAATCTTATTCGTGGATGATGCTTCAACTGCGGTTCCTCATGAAAACCAGGAACCTGAACACAAGGAGGAGGAAGATCGCAAGGCTAGTGAAAAGGGTTCTAGAGGTGAGAATGTGTCAAGTTCTGTGGACCATGATGCCCAAGTCACGAATCCTCTCCCAGACGAACAGCTGAAGAACATGGATAGGATCTTTGAAGGCACCACCAATCTATCAAATGGAATTACTTTCCGAGGTCCTGGAGTGAATGGAACCAATGTTGTTGGGGACCATGAGGCTTCTTCAAAAACTAATGCATCGTCCGACCCAAACACGAGCACTCCCAGCATGGTCTTGGAAAGCAAGCCTGATCTAACTCCAGTAAATATGACAAGCAACCATGCTGAACCAGTGACAAGTAATTCAACCTCTTTGAAAGGTCAGCATGAGCAGCCAGTAAATTCAACAGCAGCATTGGACAACCAAACAAAACCATTCACTGACCTGACTTCCGCCGAGCTGAATTCTCCACCAAATGGGACCACGGTGGCTTCGGGCTCAGCCGATGCCCAAAAGGCCACAACCAGAGACGGAGACAGCAGTGGTAACAACACCGACACATTCTCCTCTCTGGTGAACAATAAAGAAGAAGCCGGCGACACCCAGAAGGAAGACGCAGACGTCTCGACGAAAATCATGAACAAAGCGATCGGCGAAGGTGAAGTTCTCCTGGAATGA
- the LOC123447639 gene encoding sulfite exporter TauE/SafE family protein 4, whose protein sequence is MASTPAGIYGRLNRTSTRAFLAYFAGGAACAAALACFVVVASTAAPNGAPRLSSRSARVWPDLEFNWRLVVATVVGFLGSAFGTVGGVGGGGIFVPLLNLVLGFDTKSAAALSKCMIMGASASSVWYNLQVSHPTKEAPVLDYKLALLFQPMLMLGITIGVELSVVFPYWLITVLIIILFVGTSSRSFYKGILMWREETRILMETRERETQSKSSGASATNDVVLDPSYAEPLLPQSKPTQKSGLETLMFNLRWKHILVLLAVWSSFLVLQILKNNSKTCSTFYWVINIFQIPAAVSVFVWKAVQLCRESRARRMNGNLECVCEANIEWSPTQLIFCAFCGLLGGTVGGLLGSGGGFILGPLLLELGCIPQVASATATFVMMFSSSLSVVEFYFLGRFPIPYALYLIFISILAGFWGQCLVRKIVLVLKRASLIVFILSSVIFASALTMGVVGTEKSISMINKHEYMGFLSFCG, encoded by the exons ATGGCGTCCACGCCGGCGGGCATCTACGGCAGGCTGAACAGGACGAGCACGCGGGCCTTCCTCGCATACTTCGCCGGCGGAgccgcctgcgccgccgcccTCGCCTGCTTCGTCGTCGTCGCCTCCACCGCCGCGCCCAATGGCGCGCCCCGCCTCTCCTCCCGCTCCGCTCGCGTCTGGCCC GACCTCGAGTTCAACTGGCGGCTCGTGGTGGCCACCGTCGTCGGCTTCCTCGGCTCCGCGTTCGGCACCGTcggcggcgtcggcggcggcggcatctTCGTGCCCCTCCTCAACCTCGTCCTCGGCTTCGACACCAAGTCCGCCGCCGCGCTCTCCAAAT GCATGATCATGGGGGCGTCGGCGTCGTCGGTCTGGTACAACCTGCAGGTGTCGCACCCGACCAAGGAGGCGCCGGTGCTCGACTACAAGCTCGCGCTGCTCTTCCAGCCCATGCTCATGCTCGGGATCACCATCGGCGTCGAGCTCAGCGTCGTCTTCCCCTACTGGCTCATcaccgtcctcatcatcatcctcttcgTAG GAACCTCCTCGCGGTCCTTCTACAAAGGCATCCTCATGTGGAGGGAGGAGACAAGGATCCTG ATGGAGACACGGGAGCGAGAAACCCAGTCCAAGTCTTCTGGTGCCAGTGCTACCAACGATG TGGTTCTTGACCCGAGTTATGCAGAGCCTCTCCTGCCCCAGTCTAAGCCCACGCAGAAGTCTGGCCTG GAGACTTTGATGTTCAACTTGAGGTGGAAGCATATCCTAGTGCTACTGGCTGTTTGGTCATCTTTCTTGGTGCTGCAGATACTGAAG AATAACTCCAAAACATGCAGCACTTTCTACTGGGTGATCAATATTTTCCAG ATCCCAGCTGCAGTAAGTGTATTCGTGTGGAAAGCGGTTCAGCTGTGCAGGGAGAGCCGTGCTAGACGCATGAATGGTAACCTGGAGTGTGTCTGTGAGGCCAATATCGAGTGGTCACCAACACAGCTCATCTTCTGCGCCTTCTGCGGCCTCCTGGGCGGTACAGTTGGTGGTCTTCTCGGCTCTGGAGGCGGTTTCATCCTCGGCCCACTACTTCTTGAGTTAGGGTGCATCCCTCAG GTTGCAAGTGCCACAGCAACGTTTGTGATGATGTTCTCCTCGTCTCTGTCCGTGGTCGAATTCTACTTTCTAGGAAGGTTCCCAATCCCTTATG CTCTCTACTTGATCTTCATCTCCATATTGGCTGGATTCTGGGGCCAGTGCTTGGTCCGGAAGATCGTGCTTGTGCTCAAGAGAGCGTCGCTGATCGTCTTCATCCTCTCCTCCGTCATCTTCGCCAGTGCTCTTACCATGG GTGTTGTCGGGACGGAGAAGAGCATCTCGATGATCAACAAGCACGAATACATGGGGTTCCTCAGCTTCTGCGGGTAA